The genomic interval CCGCCGCGAAAAACCCGACATAGTCCACACCCATTCTTCAAAAGCGGGCATTCTTGGACGCGGTGCATTTTTTTTATTCAAGATTTTTCATCCCCTATTCCATATCCACTATACCCACGCCCCTAAAATCATCCACACATTCCACGGCTTCGGATTTACGCCCGCGCAGCCAAAACTCGTCCGCGCCGTTTTCGTGCTGCTCGAAAAACTCGCCGCCGCCGTGTCGGATTCCCTTGTATTCGTGTCGGAAGCCAATATGCGCGAAGCCGCCCTCCGAGGCATAGGCGACCCGCGAAAATACACGCTTATAAGAAGCGGCGTGGACATAGATTTCTTCAAAAACTTCCGCTTGTCCGACGAAGACCGAGCCGCCTCCCGCCGCGAATTCGGAGCCGCCCCCGGCGATAAAATCGTCTCGACGATAGGGCCTTTCAAAAAACAGAAAAATCTGGGCGATTTCATAACGGCCGTCTCGCTTCTTAAAGAAGGCGGAGTAAAAATCCGCGCCGTCATAGTCGGCGACGGCATAGAGCGTCCGCGCCTCGTCTCTCTTGCCCGCGCCCTCGGTGTCGAGAAGGAAATTCTTTTCGCCGGATGGCTCGACACAAAAGAAAAAATCGCGCGTCTTCTTAAAATCACCGACGCCTTTCTTCTTACGTCCCTGTGGGAAGGCCTCCCGCGCTCGCTTGTGGAGGCCGCGGCATCGGGCGTTCCCGTGTGCGCCAACGCCGTCGACGGCGTAACCGACGTTATAACGGACGGCGAAACGGGACTTCTTGCGCCTCCCTGCGATGCCATTCGCGCCGCCGCCAACGTCGAAAAAATCATCGGCGACGAAAAAATCGCGCGGCGTCTCGCATCATCCGCTTTGGCCCGCGTGGACGAGTCTTTCGACATAAAAAATATGGTTCCGTCCCAGGAAAGACTTTACGAAGCGCTCTGTGCGCGAATATAATCCGCTTATGAACTTTTATAAATTGTAATTCCCCCTTAGCAAAGGGGGATGAAGGGGGTTGTAATGAACTGGAAAAAAGAACAACCCCCTAACCCCCTTTATTAAGGGGGAATTTGCGAAGCGGTTTCGCCCGCTGCTTGCCGCCGATTTGACAAAAAAAAATATATTCAATAAAATACGGCAGTGGATAGTGGATAGAAAAAGACGCTAACCACTAAACACTAGCCACTAACCACTTCTTCTATGAAAACCCATAAAATAACTTTAATACCCGGCGACGGCACGGGCCCGGATATCGTCGAAGTCGTGCAAAAGGTCGTGGCCGCGACCGGCGTTTCCGTCGACTGGGAAGTCGCCGAAGCCGGCGCCGACGTAATGCCCAAATACGGCACGCCGCTGCCGCCGCAGGTGCTTGAATCCATCCGCCGCAACAAGGTAGCTCTCAAAGGACCCATCACAACTCCCGTCGGCACGGGCTTCCGCAGTGTCAACGTGGCGCTGAGAAAAGAACTCGATCTTTACGCGTGCCTGAGACCCTGCAAACTTTACCCCGGAATAAAAGCTCCGCACGCGGGCGTCGATCTGGTCGTCGTCAGAGAAAACACGGAAGACCTTTACGCCGGCATAGAATACGCCGCGGGCTCGCCCGAAGCCGAAGCGCTCGTCGAAAAACACAAGGGGAAAATACATCCCGCCTCGGCCATCTCAATAAAACCCATATCGGCTTTGGCCTCGGAACGCATCGTGAAATTCGCGTTTGATTACGCCGTAAAACATAACCGCAAAAAAGTCACGGCCGTGGCAAAGGCCAACATAATGAAGTTTACCGACGGGCTTTTCTTCGAGGCGGCGCGGAAAGTGGCCGCCGGTTATCCCAAGATAGAATACGAAGAACGGCTCATAGACAATATGTGTATGCAACTCGTCGTAAAGCCCCGCCTCTACGACGTGCTCGTCCTTCCGAATCTTTACGGAGATATAATATCCGACCTCTGCGCCGGTCTTGTCGGCGGACTGGGCGTGGCTCCCGGCGGAAATTTCGGAGGGAAAATCGCGCTGTTTGAGGCCGTGCACGGATCTGCCCCTAAATATAAAGGAATGAACAAAGTAAATCCCATCGCTTTGATACTCTCGTCGAAAATGATGCTTGAACACATCGGCGAGGACGTGGCGGCATCGCGCCTTGAAAGCGCCGTGGCCGTAGTGATAGCCGAAGGCAAAACTCTCACTTACGATATGGGCGGCTCGGCGACATCTTCCGCCGTCGGAGACGCTGTAATATCCAAGTTAAAACACGCGTAAATTAATGGGTGGGCAAGCCCACCCCTACGCGATGAGGGAATTAAAAAATACGCGTGGGTATACCAAATCTGCGTAGGGGCGACCTTGGTCGCCCAAAGCCGTAGGAGACGCTTAATCCTTAATCCTGTCTTTTGCCAAACTCAAATGAACATCCTCGTGCTGAATTGCGGTTCGTCAAGCGTAAAATATTCCGTGTGGAACACCGCCGAAGAAAAGCGGCTGGTGTCGGGACTTATCGACTGCATTCACGTGGCCGGCATCCCCTGTAAGCACATAAAAAACGGCGCGCCCATCCCCGAAGAACTCGAAGTTTCCGACCACGCCGGCGCCGTGGCCTTCGTGCTGGATATGCTCCGTAAAAACGGCATCGATTCCATTGCCGCCGTCGGACACAGGGTGGTGCAGGGCGGCGACAGATTCAAGGAGCCGGTGCTCGTAACCGACGAAGTCAAAGAAGCCATCACGCATTATTTCGACATCGCTCCGCTGCACAATCCGTCGAACCTTGAAGGAATAGTTTCCTGCCAGAAAAATTATCCATCCATTCCCAACGTCGCCGTATTCGACACGGCTTTTCATCAGACAGTTCCCGCGGTCGCTTCCACCTACGCCATACCCAGATACCTCGCAAAAAAGCACGACATAAAACGCTACGGATTTCACGGAATCTCGCACGAATACATATCGCGCGAGGTTTCGGCGCGGTATCCGTCGGCAAAAAAAATAATTTCCTGCCATCTGGGAAACGGCGCCAGCATCACCGCGATCAAAAACGGCAAATCAATAGATACATCCATGGGATTCACGCCTCTGGAAGGTCTTGTGATGGGCACGCGCCCGGGCGACCTCGACCCCGAGATACCTTTATATTTAATGGAAAAGGAAAACTTCACGCCGGCGGAACTTCTGGTGATTTTCAATAAGCAGAGCGGGCTGGCGGGTATATCGGGAATTTCTTCCGATATGAGAAAGCTCCTGGCCTCAGACGATCCCGACGCGCGACTGGCCGTCGACGTTTTCTGTTATCGCGTCAAAAAATACATCGGCGCCTACATGGCCGCGCTCGACGGCGCCGACGCTCTTGTGTTTACGGCGGGCATCGGCGAAAATTCTTTTGAGGTCAGACAGAAAATATCGGAAGGGATGGAGTCGCTCGGAATAAAAATCGACCCTGCCAAAAATAAAGCGGTCAAGGGCGTTTTCGCCGACATCGGCGACGCTTCATCGTCGGTAAAAGTGCTGGTGGCGCCGACCAATGAGGATCTTCTGATCGCCCGCGAAACCAAAAGGATTGTCGAAGCCGCATCGGCTTCTTTGCGATGAGACGATTCCGCTTGCGCCCGAAAAATCATTTGACGGCGTTTGTCTTTTTATGTATAATGGAAAACCGCTTCGTATTTTCTCTCGATAAAAGCGGCAAATAAAAGAATCCGCATCTGATTCATTGGAGTCAAAAATGGCGAATCCAAAACGCAAACACTCTCGATCGCGTCGCGACACCAGAAGGTCTCAGTGGAAACTTACCGCCGCGACGCTTGCTAAGTGCTCCAACTGCGGAGCGCTTAAGATCCCCCACCACGTATGTCCGTCCTGCGGATTTTACAACGAAAAACTTGTTGCGGCCCCCAAGCCGGAAAAAACCCAAGAAGAAGAAAAGGGCGCCTGACGCCCCGATAGTTTAGGAGAACTTCCTGCCCGCGTTGCGCGAGTGTTAAGGGAGTTTTCCTTTTTGCCGTTTGTCGGAGTAAGAACACAAATAAAAAAATGAAGATAGCACTTGACGGAATGGGCGGCGATTATGCCCCTAAAGCTCAGGTAGAAGGCGCGATTCTGGCCGCGCGGCTGTTACCCGACGACCGGATAGTTATTACCGGCAACCGCGATTTGATAGAGCGCGAACTCTCTTTTCACAAGGACGTGCCGCGCGGAATCTCCGTGGAGCACGCTCCGGAAGTCGTGGAGATGACCGACGAGCCCGCCGCCGCTTATCGACAGAAGAAAAATTCTTCGCTCGCCGTGGCCGTAAGAATGGTGGCCGACGGCGCGGCCGATGCCGTTGTTTCAGCCGGTAATTCCGGAGCCGTGATGGCCGCCGCGCTTTTTGACCTCAAAAGAATCGAAGGTATTTCCCGCCCAGCGCTCGCCGCGCTTTTTCCGACATTGAAAGGCACCTGCGTAATCCTCGACGTCGGCGCCAACGTGGATTCGCGGCCTGCGCACCTGCTGCACTTCGCGCTTATGGGCAAAATTTACGCACGCGAAGCGCTCGGTATCGGCGATCCCGCCGTAGGTCTTGTGTCTATAGGCGAGGAAGATTCCAAAGGCAACGAACTCACCTTAGAAACGCTTAAACTTATAAGAGAACGGGAAAAAAATTTCGTGGGCAACATCGAAGGCCGCGACATCCCCATGGGTTTGGTCGATGTGGCCGTTTGCGACGGTTTCGTCGGCAACGTCATACTGAAATTCGGCGAGGGCGTCGGCGAGATGCTCTTTAAACTCATCAAACAGGCGCTGAAGAAACATCCGGTCACGTGGCTCTCGCTGCCGTTTTTATGGGCGGCCATGAAAGACCTGAGAAAAAAAGCCGATTATTCCGAGTACGGCGGCGCGCTTCTTCTGGGCGTTCGCGGCGCGTGCTTCATCTGCCACGGCCGTTCAAACGCGAAATCCATCAAGAACGCCCTTCTTAAAGCCGCGAGTTACGCCAAGCACGACATAACCCGGAAAATCGAGGAACGATTAAAGGAATACGCCAATGGAAACGCGGCATAACGGCATCGGAGTGAAAATTCTTTCGACGGGCAGATACCTTCCCGCTAAAATTCTTACCAACGAAGAACTTGCCCGCATAGTCGAAACTTCCGACGAATGGATAACCACGCGCACCGGAATAAAAGAGCGCCGCATAGCCGCCGCAGGAGAGCTCTCGTCGGATTTGGGAGCCGCCGCCGCCAAAATAGCTCTTGAGCGCGCGGGTCTCGGGCCCAAAGACATCGACATGCTCATTTGCGCAACTATCACTCCGGATAAAATTTTTCCTTCCACCGCCTGCTACATTCAGCACAAAATCGGCGCCGCGGACGCGCCGGCCTTCGACGTATCGGCGGCCTGCTCCGGATTTATCTACGCTCTTTCGGTGGCGTCGGGCTTTATCCGTTCCGGAGCCGTCAAAAGAGTTCTTGTTGTCGGCGCCGAAGTCCTCTCCAAGTTTACCGACTGGCAGGACCGTGCCACTTGCGTTCTTTTCGGCGATGGCGCCGGCGCGATGATTCTTGAAGCCGCCGCGCCGGGCGAACCGGACGCGCTTCTGTCGTTTTTTATAGGCGCCGACGGGCAGTACTCCGAACTTCTGCATATTCCCGCCGGCGGCGGAGCGGCCCCGGCCACCGAGTCGACGGTAAAAGACCGGCTTCATTTCATGAAAATGTCCGGCAAAGAAGTGTTCAAGGTCGCCGTGACAAAAATGGCCGATGCTTTCGAGAAAGCGCTGGCCAAAACTTCGCTGCGTCCGTCGGACATATCACTTTTGATACCTCATCAGGCCAATATGAGAATCATAGACGCCGTTTCGCGCCGGCTTGAATTTCCCATGGAAAAAACGTATGTTAACGTCCACAAATACGGCAATATTTCGGCAGCCACCACTATTGTCGCTCTGGACGAGGCAATGGAAAGCGGACGTGTAAAAAAGGGAGATACCATAGCCCTTGTGGCTTTCGGCGGCGGCTTCACGTGGGGCGCCGCGATAATAAAAATTTGATTTTTGCTATTTGATTTTAGTAATATCCGGACGGGAAAAAAGTGATACATTTTTTGTCATTCCCGCGCCACCGCTACAGCGGGGTCCCGCCTAATGGCGGTGAAAAGTGGGAATCCAGTGTTTCCGTCAGTAGTGTGAGGTTTTAACCTCGCAAAGCGACGATAAATCGTCGCGCTACAAACAAATTCAGTGTGAACAATAATATGAGGACTTTTTCGATAACCTCAATATGAAAAAGATCGCTCTTATCTTTCCCGGACAGGGAGCCCAGACGGTCGGAATGGGCAAAGATTTTTACGACGAGCGTCCCGAATCCCGCGAGGTTTTTGAGACGGCAGATTCGATTCTGGGATTTTCTCTCTCAAAAGTGGTCTTTGAAGGACCCGAGGAAAAATTAAGAGAGACACTCTACACTCAGCCCGCCGTTTTTGCGGCTTCGGCGGCAATGCTTGAAGCGTTTAAGAAATCCGCCGCGGAGTCGGGCGTTACGCTTAATCCCGCTTTTGCGGCGGGGCACTCGCTCGGAGAATATACCGCGCTCTATTGTGCCGGCGCGTTCGGCCTGAAGACGGCTCTTAAACTTGTCAAAAGCCGCGCCGGATTCATTCAGGATGCGTCTGTTAAGAAATCCGGCACAATGGCCGCGCTCCTCGGTCTCGACGAAGCCAAGACCGCCGAGGTTTGCGCCGCTTCGGGCGCGGAGGCGGTCAACTTCAACTCTCCCGGCCAGATAGTCATAGCGGGCGACTCGGACGCCGTTGCGCGCGCGATGATTCTCGCAAAGGAAAAAGGCGCGCTCAAAGTCGTCGGGCTCAACGTCTCCGGAGCGTTCCATTCGTCGCTTATGAAGGACGCGGCCGTTAAAATGTCGGCGGTTCTGGCTGACGGGACGGTATCGGACACGGCGTTTCCCGTCATTATGAATGTCGACGCGGCGGCGGAGTCGTCGGCCGTCGCCATAAGACAAAAACTTGTCTCGCAGATAGACCATCCGGTTTTGTGGGAAAAAACCGTGCGCGCGATGCTTGCCGCCGGCGTGGAGCTCTTTATAGAGATAGGCCCCGGCAAGGTGTTGAGCGGCCTTATTAAAAGGATAGACAGAAAAGCCGCTGTAATAAACATCGGCGCGGTAACGGATATACCGGCTGCGGTTGAGTCCCTTAGATAGAAGTGGTTAGTGGGTAGTAAAGAAGTGGTTAGTGGATAGTAAAAGCGTCCGTTTGGCTACAAGCATATAGCAGAGATACACTAACCACTAATCACTATCCACTATCCACTTGCCTTTCTTATAAGGAGAATATGATGTGTGAAAAACGTCTCGAAGGCAAAATAGCGCTGATTACGGGTTCCGCCGCAGGCATAGGCCGCGCCATAGCCGAGGCCTTCGCCGCGGAGGGCGCCAAAGTCGTGGTCTCCGATGTTAACATCGACGGCGCGCAGAAAACGGCCGAAGAAATCGCCTCCGCTTCCGGTTCTGAAACCATGGCCTTAAAGCTCAACGTGGCCGATTCGTCCGAGTGCGATGCCGCGGTAAAAAACATCATTGAAAAATTCGGAAAAATTGATATACTCGTCAACAATGCCGGAATTACCAGAGACGGCCTCATACTAAGAATGACCGACGATGACTGGCTCAAGGTAATCGACATCAACCTCAAAGGCGTTTTTAATATGACCCGCGCCTGCGCCCGCGATATGCTGCGCAAAAAAACCGGCCGCGTCATCAATATCGCCTCCGTAGTGGGATTAATGGGCAACGCCGGCCAGGCCAATTATTCGGCCTCGAAGGGCGGAGTTATAGCCCTGACAAAAACCTGCGCCAGGGAGTTTGCTTCCCGCGGGATTCTGGTAAACGCGATCGCGCCCGGTTTCATACAAACCGCCATGACCGACACGCTGCCGGCAGACGCCAAGGCCAAACTTGCCGAGCAGATACCTCTTCGCCGTCTGGGTTTACCCAAAGATGTGGCGTCATCGGCATTATTTCTGGCGTCCGAAGAATCAAGTTATATAACCGGTCACGTGATTTCCGTCAACGGCGGAATGTATATGTAGTTTGTAAATGATGAGATTATAGAGGTTGGGAAATTAGGAAATTGGGTAAAAGCAGAAGATGAGATTGGGAAATTAGGAAATTCGGAGATTAGGGAGATTTCTTATAAATCCCAAATCTCCCGCTCTTAAGGCCTTTAATCTTTTACCCCAATCTCCTAATCTCCGAATTTCCTAATTTCGTCTTTTTAGGAATCGTCGCTGCGGCTTTTTGAGGCAGCGGAAAATAATCGAAGGAAGTCAAACAGGAGGAGCAACATGTCACAGGACATTGAAGCAAAGGTCAAAGAAATTATCGTAGAGCGTCTCGGAGTGGATCCCACGGAAGTCGTTCCCGCCGCATCATTCGTAAACGATCTCGGCGCGGATTCGCTCGACACAGTTGAGCTTGTCATGGCTTTCGAGGAAGAATTCGGTCTCGAAATTCCGGACGATGCCGCCGGCAAGATTCAGACGGTCGGACAGGCGATAGATTACATAAAAGCCAACAAGAAACAGTAAGACGCCGGTTGCAAGTAACTTGTTACGCCTGCCACGCGGTCGGTGTGTGGCAGGCGCGGTCGCTTTTTACCGGAGTTGCCGCGGGATTATTTCAGTAAACGGAGACGATAATGAGACGAAGAGTTGTCATAACCGGATTAGGAGTGGTAAGTCCCATAGGTATCGGCCGGGCCGATTTTTTGAGCGCTCTTGAAAGAGGCGTTTCCGGAGCGGCGGCCGTTACCGCCTTCGACGCCTCTAATTATTCGGCGACCTTCGCCTGCGAAGTAAAAAACTTCGTTCCCGAGAATTATATAGACAAGAAAAAGGTAAAGCGTTTGGCGCGTTTCACGCAAATGGCGCTTACCGCCGCCCGCGAAGCGGTGAAAGATTCGGGCATAGATTTTTCCAAGACCGCTCGTGACCGCTGCGGAGTGGTAACCGGAACGGGCATAGGCGGGCTTGAAGTAATCGAGCATGAGTACAGAAATTTGCTGGAAAAAGGCCCCCGCCGCATAAGTCCGTTTCTTATTCCCATGATTATTACCAACATCGCGCCCGGCGAGATAGCCATAGAAAACGGACTGACCGGCCCCAATTACGCGGTCACCAGCGCCTGCGCGTCTTCAAATCACGCTATAGGCGACTCCATGCTGTTTATCAGGAACGGTCATACCGACGTCATGATCACCGGCGGCGCCGAGGCGGCCATAACCCCTCTTGGTTTCGGCGGATTCTGCTCGATAAAAGCGCTTTCCACCCGCAATGACGACCCCGCGCACGCGTCCCGGCCGTTCGACAAAGATCGCGACGGGTTCGTTATGGGCGAGGGCTCGGCGATGTTCGTCATTGAATCTTTGGAACACGCGCGCGCCCGCGGAGCCCGCATATTGGCCGAGTTGGTCGGCTACGGCGCTTCCGACGACGCATACCACATAACCGCGCCCGCGCCCGACGCCGCAGCCGCCGTGCAGGCCATAGAATCGGCCATAGCCGACGCCGGAATATCCAAGGACGATGTCAATTATTTCAACGCTCACGGCACCTCGACCCAGCTCAACGACAAGACGGAGACCCTCGCCATAAAAAAAGTGTTCGGCGACCGCGCCTCCAAAATTCCGATATCATCCACCAAATCAATGACGGGCCATTTACTGGGAGCGTCCGGCGCCGCCGAACTGGCCGCTTCGGTTCTGTGCATGAACGCCGGATTCATACATCCGACAATCAACTATACCACGCAGGATCCCGAATGCGACCTTGACTACGTGCCGAATCAACCCCGTCGTCAATCCTACGATTGTTTTATTTCCAATTCCCTTGGTTTCGGCGGACATAATGCCGCCATCATCGCAAAAAAATTCCGCGAATGAGACGCCTTGCCGGCGAAAGGGAAACAGTAACGAAATAATCCGCCGCTTCCCCGGAAATCTCGGCGATCGCGCGCTTCTTGAAAGAATAAGCAACAATGACAGAGATAGAAACCCGTTTGCAATATTCGTTCGGCTCTTCCGAGTTGCTGGACAAGGCGCTTACGCACCGCTCGTACCTGAATCAAAACCGCGGCGCCGGCGATAACGAACGTCTGGAGTTTCTGGGCGACAGCGTAATAAGTTTGATTGTTTGCGACTATCTTTACCGGAAATTCGAGGAACTGCAGGAAGACCGGCTTTCTAAACTCAAATCCTCGATAGTTTCGCAGCGAAATCTTTCCGCATGGGCGCGGTCGATTGATTTGGGCGACAGCGTCAAGCTCAGCGATTCCGAGCGTACCTCGGGCGGCGATGACAAGGATTCCATCATAGCCGGTTGTTTTGAATCGGTCATAGGCGCTGTTTTCATAGACGGGGGATTTGACGCGGCCGGAGTAATAGTAAGAAGATTCCTTGAAGACCAGCGGCTCGAAGATTTGGAAAATGATTCTAAAAGTGGGCTTCAGGAAATAGCGCAGGCGCGTTTTTCGACGCTGCCGATTTATAGAATAATAAAAGAAGCCGGCCCCGCGCACGAAAAATTTTTTGAAGTGGAAGTGGATATAAAAGGCAATGTCTACGGACGCGGCGCCGGCCGCTCCAAAAAAGAGGCGCAGAAAAACGCCGCGGAAGACGCTCTCGGCAATTTGAAAAAAGAGAGTTCCGAATCGGAAACAAACAATAATCAGATATAAGCCAATACCGGAGGAAAAATGGATTATTTCTTGACTGAAGAACAGCAGATGATAGTGGATCTCGCCCGCCGGATCGCGCAGGAGAAAATTAAACCCGTGCGCGAGTATTACGACGAAAAAGAAGAGTTTCCCTGGCCTCTTGTCGAGGAATTCGCCAAGAGCGACCTTTGCGGCGTATACATACCGTCGGAATACGGCGGAATGGGCGGCGGCATACTTGATTTTGTTCTTTTGGTCGAGGAACTTTCCAAAGTCGACGGCGCCATATCTTTGTGTCTGGCCGCCACGGCGTTGGGGACGTTTCCGATTTTGCTGCACGGCAACGAGGAGCAAAAAAGAAAATATCTTCCCGACATCGCAAGCGGAAAAAAACTGGCCGCTTTCGGACTTACGGAGGCCTCGGCCGGCTCCGACGCCACCGCGCTTAAAACAACCGCCATTAAAGACGGAAACCACTATGTTCTCAACGGCACCAAATGTTTCATAACCAACGCCGGCGAAGCCGAGATATACACAGTGTTCGCCTCGACCAATCCGGCCAAGGGTGCGCGGGGCATTTCGTGTTTTGTCGTCGAAAAAGGCACTCCGGGATTTGATTTCGGCAAGAAAGAAAAAAAACTCGGCATAAGAGCGTCTTCCACGCGCGAGTTGATATTCAATAATTGCAGAATTCCCGTCGAAAATCTTGTAGGCAAAGAGGGTCACGGGCTTATGATAGCGCAGTCCACTTTCGACGCGTCGCG from Elusimicrobia bacterium HGW-Elusimicrobia-1 carries:
- a CDS encoding isocitrate dehydrogenase; this encodes MKTHKITLIPGDGTGPDIVEVVQKVVAATGVSVDWEVAEAGADVMPKYGTPLPPQVLESIRRNKVALKGPITTPVGTGFRSVNVALRKELDLYACLRPCKLYPGIKAPHAGVDLVVVRENTEDLYAGIEYAAGSPEAEALVEKHKGKIHPASAISIKPISALASERIVKFAFDYAVKHNRKKVTAVAKANIMKFTDGLFFEAARKVAAGYPKIEYEERLIDNMCMQLVVKPRLYDVLVLPNLYGDIISDLCAGLVGGLGVAPGGNFGGKIALFEAVHGSAPKYKGMNKVNPIALILSSKMMLEHIGEDVAASRLESAVAVVIAEGKTLTYDMGGSATSSAVGDAVISKLKHA
- a CDS encoding acetate kinase; its protein translation is MNILVLNCGSSSVKYSVWNTAEEKRLVSGLIDCIHVAGIPCKHIKNGAPIPEELEVSDHAGAVAFVLDMLRKNGIDSIAAVGHRVVQGGDRFKEPVLVTDEVKEAITHYFDIAPLHNPSNLEGIVSCQKNYPSIPNVAVFDTAFHQTVPAVASTYAIPRYLAKKHDIKRYGFHGISHEYISREVSARYPSAKKIISCHLGNGASITAIKNGKSIDTSMGFTPLEGLVMGTRPGDLDPEIPLYLMEKENFTPAELLVIFNKQSGLAGISGISSDMRKLLASDDPDARLAVDVFCYRVKKYIGAYMAALDGADALVFTAGIGENSFEVRQKISEGMESLGIKIDPAKNKAVKGVFADIGDASSSVKVLVAPTNEDLLIARETKRIVEAASASLR
- a CDS encoding 50S ribosomal protein L32 gives rise to the protein MANPKRKHSRSRRDTRRSQWKLTAATLAKCSNCGALKIPHHVCPSCGFYNEKLVAAPKPEKTQEEEKGA
- a CDS encoding phosphate--acyl-ACP acyltransferase, with product MKIALDGMGGDYAPKAQVEGAILAARLLPDDRIVITGNRDLIERELSFHKDVPRGISVEHAPEVVEMTDEPAAAYRQKKNSSLAVAVRMVADGAADAVVSAGNSGAVMAAALFDLKRIEGISRPALAALFPTLKGTCVILDVGANVDSRPAHLLHFALMGKIYAREALGIGDPAVGLVSIGEEDSKGNELTLETLKLIREREKNFVGNIEGRDIPMGLVDVAVCDGFVGNVILKFGEGVGEMLFKLIKQALKKHPVTWLSLPFLWAAMKDLRKKADYSEYGGALLLGVRGACFICHGRSNAKSIKNALLKAASYAKHDITRKIEERLKEYANGNAA
- a CDS encoding 3-oxoacyl-ACP synthase; translation: METRHNGIGVKILSTGRYLPAKILTNEELARIVETSDEWITTRTGIKERRIAAAGELSSDLGAAAAKIALERAGLGPKDIDMLICATITPDKIFPSTACYIQHKIGAADAPAFDVSAACSGFIYALSVASGFIRSGAVKRVLVVGAEVLSKFTDWQDRATCVLFGDGAGAMILEAAAPGEPDALLSFFIGADGQYSELLHIPAGGGAAPATESTVKDRLHFMKMSGKEVFKVAVTKMADAFEKALAKTSLRPSDISLLIPHQANMRIIDAVSRRLEFPMEKTYVNVHKYGNISAATTIVALDEAMESGRVKKGDTIALVAFGGGFTWGAAIIKI
- the fabD gene encoding [acyl-carrier-protein] S-malonyltransferase, with product MKKIALIFPGQGAQTVGMGKDFYDERPESREVFETADSILGFSLSKVVFEGPEEKLRETLYTQPAVFAASAAMLEAFKKSAAESGVTLNPAFAAGHSLGEYTALYCAGAFGLKTALKLVKSRAGFIQDASVKKSGTMAALLGLDEAKTAEVCAASGAEAVNFNSPGQIVIAGDSDAVARAMILAKEKGALKVVGLNVSGAFHSSLMKDAAVKMSAVLADGTVSDTAFPVIMNVDAAAESSAVAIRQKLVSQIDHPVLWEKTVRAMLAAGVELFIEIGPGKVLSGLIKRIDRKAAVINIGAVTDIPAAVESLR
- a CDS encoding 3-oxoacyl-ACP reductase — encoded protein: MCEKRLEGKIALITGSAAGIGRAIAEAFAAEGAKVVVSDVNIDGAQKTAEEIASASGSETMALKLNVADSSECDAAVKNIIEKFGKIDILVNNAGITRDGLILRMTDDDWLKVIDINLKGVFNMTRACARDMLRKKTGRVINIASVVGLMGNAGQANYSASKGGVIALTKTCAREFASRGILVNAIAPGFIQTAMTDTLPADAKAKLAEQIPLRRLGLPKDVASSALFLASEESSYITGHVISVNGGMYM
- a CDS encoding acyl carrier protein — its product is MSQDIEAKVKEIIVERLGVDPTEVVPAASFVNDLGADSLDTVELVMAFEEEFGLEIPDDAAGKIQTVGQAIDYIKANKKQ
- the fabF gene encoding beta-ketoacyl-[acyl-carrier-protein] synthase II; the encoded protein is MRRRVVITGLGVVSPIGIGRADFLSALERGVSGAAAVTAFDASNYSATFACEVKNFVPENYIDKKKVKRLARFTQMALTAAREAVKDSGIDFSKTARDRCGVVTGTGIGGLEVIEHEYRNLLEKGPRRISPFLIPMIITNIAPGEIAIENGLTGPNYAVTSACASSNHAIGDSMLFIRNGHTDVMITGGAEAAITPLGFGGFCSIKALSTRNDDPAHASRPFDKDRDGFVMGEGSAMFVIESLEHARARGARILAELVGYGASDDAYHITAPAPDAAAAVQAIESAIADAGISKDDVNYFNAHGTSTQLNDKTETLAIKKVFGDRASKIPISSTKSMTGHLLGASGAAELAASVLCMNAGFIHPTINYTTQDPECDLDYVPNQPRRQSYDCFISNSLGFGGHNAAIIAKKFRE
- the rnc gene encoding ribonuclease III, which gives rise to MTEIETRLQYSFGSSELLDKALTHRSYLNQNRGAGDNERLEFLGDSVISLIVCDYLYRKFEELQEDRLSKLKSSIVSQRNLSAWARSIDLGDSVKLSDSERTSGGDDKDSIIAGCFESVIGAVFIDGGFDAAGVIVRRFLEDQRLEDLENDSKSGLQEIAQARFSTLPIYRIIKEAGPAHEKFFEVEVDIKGNVYGRGAGRSKKEAQKNAAEDALGNLKKESSESETNNNQI
- a CDS encoding acyl-CoA dehydrogenase; translation: MDYFLTEEQQMIVDLARRIAQEKIKPVREYYDEKEEFPWPLVEEFAKSDLCGVYIPSEYGGMGGGILDFVLLVEELSKVDGAISLCLAATALGTFPILLHGNEEQKRKYLPDIASGKKLAAFGLTEASAGSDATALKTTAIKDGNHYVLNGTKCFITNAGEAEIYTVFASTNPAKGARGISCFVVEKGTPGFDFGKKEKKLGIRASSTRELIFNNCRIPVENLVGKEGHGLMIAQSTFDASRPGVAAQALGIAAGATDEAINYARVRVQFGQPISSFQAIQHMLAEMATEVEAARALLYATAKMMDAQSASGKKERVTKESAMSKYYASEIAMRVTTNAVQIFGGYGYSREYPVEKMMRDAKITQIYEGTTQIQKNEIALAIIKEAAAKK